The Taeniopygia guttata chromosome 35, bTaeGut7.mat, whole genome shotgun sequence region GGCGCGGtggggggggccgggggggctccTTTGGGACCCCCGCTGGGGTTGGGGGGCGCGGAGGGGCCCCCCCGGGGGTCGCCCCCCCACGATTACCTGCCCATCGCCGTGCTGACCACCCTCTGCTGCTTCTGGCCCACCGGCGTGGTGGCCATCGTCAAGGCCGTGCAGGTCGGGGGctcggggggattttgggtgggtttcggggggtttggggggattttgggtgggtttcGGGGGATacgggtgggtttggggggctttAGGGGAGATTTTGTgcattttgggtgggatttcaggggtttggggaggattttctggtgggattttgggtttttttgggggggttttgggtgggagttttggggttttttggggggggttttgggtgggaattCAAGGGtatttgggggtatttttttgtgggatttcgggggttttttgggtgggattttaaGGGTATTTGGGGAGTATTTTCGGCGAgatttcggggtttttttgggggatttttgggtgggatttgaagggtatttggggggatttttgggtgggatttcAAGGAtatttgggggtatttttgggtgggatttcGGGGGTTtcttgggggatttttgggtgggatttgaatggtatttggggggattttttggtgggatttcgggggttttttggggcttcTTGGATGGGATTTGAAAGGGTTTTTGGCGGTATTTTTGGGCGGGCTTTTGGAAGTATTTTTGGGTgagattttttggtttttgggagCATTTTGGGCGCGATTTcggctttttttgggggggatttttgggtgggatttcaaaggtttttgggggatttttgggtgagtttttgtgggttttgggagttttttcgttgagattttgggtttttttttgggtgggattttgggggttttttgggtgggattttcgAGCGGGATTTTTTTGCCGTAGCCGGCGGTAATTAACGCTGTTAATTAATGAACGAGCAGGTGCGCACGGCCGTGGCCCGCGGGGACATCGTGTCGGCCGAGATCGCCTCGAGGGAGGCGCGGAACTTCTCCTTCATCAGCCTGGCCGTGGGCATCGCCGCCACCGTGCTCTGCACCATCCTCACCGTCGTCATCATCATCGCCGCGCAGCACCAGGACAACGACTGGGACCCCTAACAAACCCCCTGAAAAAAgtaaaacccacccaaaaaaaaacgcaaaaaaaaaaaaaaagaaaccagaaaaatctccaaaaaaaaaaaacaaaaaaaccaaccccaaaaaaaatcccccgcCAGGAAAACCctgggaaaaaatatcaaaaaaaaaaagaaaaaaccccacaaaaaatcgcagaaaatttctaaaaagaaaaagcccaaaaaaaacccccagaaaaatcccctgaaaattctccaaaaaaaaaaaaaaacccaaaaaatatcaaaaacaAAAGGCCgaaacaccccccaaaaaaaaccccagaaaacccccaaaagattctcaaaaaagcaaaacaaaaaaaaatattctcaaaaaaaaaaaacccccaaaaccaaaaaaaaagcaaaaaaaaatctcccccaaaaatctcaaaaaaacagccccaaaaaatccccaaaaaccctctcAGAAAACatcccagaaaccccaaaaaccccccaaaaactccccgGGGACGCGGtgatggtttttggggggggggggggaccgGAGGAGCGTCGCCGTTGCCATGGCAACGAGGGGCTTAAAGATGGTGCACCCCCCCAAAAAGCGGCGTTGCCATGGCAACGGGGCCGCCACCGCGTTTCCACGCATCCCATAATAAGGGGGGGGAGGAGAGCGGAGGGGGCGTCGCCGTTGCCGTGGCAACGGGGCAAAAATACCCAGAATTGGCGATGGGGGGAGCGTTGCCATGGAAACCGCGTCGCCATGGCGGCGGCATCCCATAATAAGGCGGGAAAATGGCGCCATGGCGACGTCGCCATGGCAACGGGGCCCGGCTCCATCCCAGAATAACCCCGCGGGGTCGCCATGGCGACGGCGGacgcgctcccccccccccccccccgtctCCCATGATGCTTTGCGGCCGTGCCTCATTTGCATGCcgagccccgccccccgcctTTGCCCCGCCCCCTTTGGTGTCAATAAAGCTCTATATTGATATGGGCGGGGTTATGTAAATGAGGgggtggggctggagggaggggaggggttAATGGTGGTGACGCCCCTTTTGACCCGCCCCTCATTAATAATTCATCGCTAATGAGGGGGTTATTAATGGCTGGGCGGGGCTTCACCTTGATTAAATGCGACCTGGTGTTAATTAGCATAAATTAGCATCAAGTATGCACGTTATTATAACTAATAAATaactaaattaattaattaatgcaaCATAGCCGTAATCgctaaaattataataattaacaTAATTTAAGTAGTATTCATGGCCCTACAGTGGTAATTAACA contains the following coding sequences:
- the PRRT1 gene encoding proline-rich transmembrane protein 1 isoform X5, giving the protein MAAEKPGGPDGAPPPPPFALQVPPPAGGAAYLPLYPGGTTFGAAPPGPLPGAVGGAGGAPLGPPLGLGGAEGPPRGSPPHDYLPIAVLTTLCCFWPTGVVAIVKAVQVRTAVARGDIVSAEIASREARNFSFISLAVGIAATVLCTILTVVIIIAAQHQDNDWDP
- the PRRT1 gene encoding proline-rich transmembrane protein 1 isoform X4 — encoded protein: MAAEKPGGPDGAPHSSPPPFALQVPPPAGGAAYLPLYPGGTTFGAAPPGPLPGAVGGAGGAPLGPPLGLGGAEGPPRGSPPHDYLPIAVLTTLCCFWPTGVVAIVKAVQVRTAVARGDIVSAEIASREARNFSFISLAVGIAATVLCTILTVVIIIAAQHQDNDWDP
- the PRRT1 gene encoding proline-rich transmembrane protein 1 isoform X1: MAAEKPGGPDGAPHSSPPPYGPPAPPPGPILGGGGASTLPRGFPGAATPPPFALQVPPPAGGAAYLPLYPGGTTFGAAPPGPLPGAVGGAGGAPLGPPLGLGGAEGPPRGSPPHDYLPIAVLTTLCCFWPTGVVAIVKAVQVRTAVARGDIVSAEIASREARNFSFISLAVGIAATVLCTILTVVIIIAAQHQDNDWDP
- the PRRT1 gene encoding proline-rich transmembrane protein 1 isoform X2 — translated: MAAEKPGGPDGAPHSSPPPPPPFALQVPPPAGGAAYLPLYPGGTTFGAAPPGPLPGAVGGAGGAPLGPPLGLGGAEGPPRGSPPHDYLPIAVLTTLCCFWPTGVVAIVKAVQVRTAVARGDIVSAEIASREARNFSFISLAVGIAATVLCTILTVVIIIAAQHQDNDWDP